In Marivirga salinae, a single window of DNA contains:
- a CDS encoding YqaE/Pmp3 family membrane protein, producing MSVIQIILAIFLPPVAVAMGKGLTSAFWINLILTILFFIPGVIHAFYVLTK from the coding sequence ATGAGCGTAATACAAATTATTTTAGCCATTTTTTTACCTCCTGTTGCTGTAGCAATGGGAAAAGGACTTACAAGTGCCTTCTGGATAAATCTAATCTTAACCATACTATTTTTTATTCCGGGTGTTATTCATGCCTTTTATGTGCTAACCAAATAA
- a CDS encoding DUF1206 domain-containing protein, which yields MDRKKEKIARFGIFTKGFVYCLIGALTLTAAISTRGKKTGTGGVLSTIVEQPFGQILLGITAAGLLGYVFWKFYQAIADPEEKGNDLNGLFTRAGYASSGVFYGFLAFTALKMLFFAEEGSGEDNQSFVVSLLSKPHGQILVGIFAVAFLGKAGYQIYIAYSGIFKNRVQAAELDNRVERIIINSGYVGYTARGIVVGIISYLIFHAAFTANSKSAGGTKDAFNFIQNEFGLFVLAVLAVGLFAFGFFLLVKARYRTINI from the coding sequence GTGGATCGAAAAAAAGAGAAAATTGCTCGCTTCGGCATTTTCACAAAAGGATTCGTCTATTGCTTAATAGGAGCACTTACTTTAACCGCTGCAATTAGTACAAGAGGAAAAAAAACGGGCACTGGTGGTGTATTAAGTACTATCGTAGAACAACCTTTTGGGCAGATATTATTAGGGATAACCGCTGCTGGATTGTTAGGCTATGTTTTTTGGAAATTCTATCAGGCTATAGCAGATCCTGAAGAAAAAGGAAATGACCTAAATGGTTTGTTTACTAGAGCAGGCTATGCCTCTTCAGGTGTATTTTATGGATTTTTAGCATTTACTGCATTAAAAATGCTCTTTTTTGCTGAAGAAGGATCTGGGGAAGACAATCAATCTTTTGTAGTTTCATTATTAAGTAAACCGCATGGGCAAATATTAGTAGGGATTTTTGCTGTTGCATTTTTAGGAAAGGCAGGTTATCAAATTTACATTGCTTATTCTGGTATATTTAAGAATAGAGTCCAAGCTGCCGAACTTGACAATAGAGTTGAGCGAATTATAATAAACTCCGGCTATGTAGGCTATACAGCAAGAGGCATTGTTGTGGGGATAATTTCTTATCTCATATTTCATGCTGCTTTTACAGCTAACTCAAAATCAGCTGGTGGCACTAAAGATGCTTTTAATTTTATTCAAAATGAATTTGGATTATTTGTTCTAGCTGTACTTGCCGTAGGTCTATTCGCCTTCGGTTTTTTTCTGTTGGTGAAAGCAAGGTATAGAACTATCAACATTTAA
- a CDS encoding DUF4235 domain-containing protein → MQLRKNKYLTESNYDSLETLAAFGISFLAKELVKKGWKKFTKTPPPESLYSSKVSAKKVILFSMSLALVSMSIKLLTRELLAKEWDKLDGKLPERLT, encoded by the coding sequence ATGCAACTGAGGAAAAATAAATATTTGACGGAAAGTAATTACGATTCACTTGAAACTCTAGCAGCATTTGGCATAAGTTTCCTAGCTAAAGAGTTAGTGAAAAAAGGATGGAAAAAATTCACTAAAACGCCACCACCCGAAAGTCTTTACTCATCAAAGGTGAGTGCCAAAAAAGTGATACTGTTTTCAATGAGTCTTGCGCTTGTGAGCATGAGTATTAAATTATTGACACGCGAATTACTTGCCAAAGAATGGGACAAATTAGATGGTAAATTGCCCGAACGCTTAACTTAA
- a CDS encoding DUF4112 domain-containing protein, protein MTPSSKPDLKWIRRISQLMDSKFRIPSTSIKFGIDPLIGIIPGVGDLSSYIVSLMLIYTIRKNGAGGKLITKMLINVSIDALIGAIPILGAIFDVWYRANDKNLRLAQEYYEEGKHQGSGKGLLVLIILLVIAIIAALIYATWWALVEMGEIISSL, encoded by the coding sequence ATGACACCAAGCTCCAAGCCAGACCTTAAGTGGATCAGAAGAATATCACAATTGATGGATTCAAAATTCAGAATACCTTCAACTTCAATCAAGTTTGGGATAGATCCACTGATCGGTATAATTCCTGGTGTTGGAGATTTGAGTTCATACATTGTTTCTTTAATGCTTATTTACACTATTCGGAAAAATGGAGCTGGTGGTAAATTGATTACGAAAATGCTCATTAATGTTTCAATTGATGCATTGATAGGAGCGATACCTATTTTGGGTGCCATTTTCGATGTTTGGTATAGGGCCAATGATAAAAATCTTCGTTTGGCCCAGGAATATTATGAAGAGGGTAAACATCAGGGTTCAGGCAAGGGGCTCTTAGTTTTAATCATTCTGTTGGTAATAGCAATAATTGCTGCACTTATATACGCTACATGGTGGGCCTTAGTAGAAATGGGAGAAATTATTTCTAGTTTGTAA
- the gdhA gene encoding NADP-specific glutamate dehydrogenase, translating into MSENELLEQIKKRNPNEPEFIQAVDEVISSIGIVFKKHPEYHRLKLLERMAEPERLISFRVNWLDDAGEVQVNRGFRVQMNSALGPYKGGLRFHPSVNQSILKFLAFEQIFKNALTGLPLGGGKGGADFDPKGKSDNEIMRFCQAFMSELYRHIGHFTDVPAGDIGVGGREIGYLFGTYKKLQNEFTGVLTGKGREWGGSLIRPEATGYGLVYFSQYMLEKVDDSLQDKKCLVSGSGNVAQFTLEKLIELGAKPITASDSSGYIIDEEGINTEKLDLIKEIKNVNRGRISEYLEKYPNAKYEEVDSNQDFNPLWKTKADCAFPCATQNEINKKDAENLKKTGIKLLTEGANMPLTTEAIDIVCESEILYAPGKATNAGGVAVSGLEMSQNRIGVYWSREEVDEKLKNIMKNIHDNCVKTAEEYDLNQHDYLASANIFGFLKVADAMKAQGVI; encoded by the coding sequence ATGTCTGAAAACGAATTACTTGAGCAAATAAAAAAGAGGAATCCCAACGAACCAGAATTTATTCAAGCAGTAGATGAAGTAATTTCTTCTATTGGAATAGTTTTTAAGAAACATCCTGAGTATCACCGTTTGAAATTATTAGAAAGAATGGCTGAGCCTGAGCGATTAATCTCGTTTCGAGTTAATTGGCTGGATGATGCAGGAGAGGTTCAAGTCAACAGAGGATTTCGAGTACAAATGAATAGTGCTTTAGGGCCTTATAAAGGTGGTTTAAGATTTCATCCTTCAGTAAATCAAAGCATTCTAAAATTTTTAGCTTTTGAACAGATATTTAAAAATGCACTTACTGGCCTGCCATTAGGAGGCGGAAAAGGAGGGGCAGATTTTGACCCTAAAGGAAAATCTGATAACGAAATCATGAGATTTTGCCAGGCATTTATGAGCGAATTATATCGCCACATTGGGCATTTTACTGATGTTCCTGCAGGAGATATTGGCGTAGGAGGAAGAGAAATTGGCTATCTATTCGGTACATATAAAAAATTGCAAAATGAATTCACCGGAGTTCTTACCGGAAAAGGTAGAGAATGGGGAGGTAGCCTAATAAGACCCGAAGCCACAGGATATGGTTTAGTATATTTCTCTCAGTACATGTTAGAAAAAGTAGATGACAGTTTGCAAGACAAAAAATGTTTAGTCTCAGGTTCTGGCAATGTAGCTCAATTTACTTTAGAGAAATTAATTGAATTAGGGGCTAAACCTATTACTGCCTCTGACTCCTCAGGCTACATTATAGATGAAGAAGGCATCAATACAGAAAAACTTGACCTTATAAAAGAAATTAAAAATGTAAACAGAGGCAGAATTTCTGAGTACTTAGAAAAATATCCTAATGCTAAATATGAAGAAGTGGACTCAAACCAAGATTTTAATCCATTATGGAAAACTAAAGCCGATTGCGCTTTTCCTTGTGCCACGCAAAATGAGATCAACAAAAAGGATGCTGAAAACCTCAAGAAAACTGGTATAAAATTATTAACGGAAGGAGCAAATATGCCTTTGACTACTGAAGCAATTGATATCGTCTGCGAATCTGAAATCTTGTATGCTCCTGGAAAAGCCACAAATGCTGGTGGTGTAGCAGTTTCTGGATTAGAAATGAGCCAAAACAGAATCGGGGTATATTGGTCGAGAGAAGAAGTGGATGAGAAATTAAAAAACATCATGAAGAATATCCATGACAACTGTGTGAAAACAGCTGAAGAATATGATCTCAACCAACATGACTATTTAGCCTCTGCTAACATTTTTGGGTTTTTAAAAGTAGCCGATGCCATGAAAGCTCAGGGTGTTATTTAA
- a CDS encoding DUF5687 family protein: protein MKWILRHQWLSFRRSPAFEKDLGIKIFLAILGLLVLVNLIFVSANLNETLQALGINKEPTQLVNQFLLYYFVSELALRYIMQTVPVLDIEPYLHLPIQKKLITRFLVIKSIFNPYNLIAPAIFIPLTISTFIPALGIEKSIAWLAFTLLLSHCLHFFNILMKKKLENNLTVWLIFAGLITLNFVGDRFMNFELIPLGDWAMIVYNSPILLILPIALLGYLIYMSFQFFYQNLYVEDLFDAKMMSGEEFTSRLSNWGNKGLMNTLIVQELKLILRHKRSRSSIMLAGLFLFYPLLIFSMGQEAQSKSMAILVSVFFTGIFIIQYGQFLWSWNTNQMDFFLTKINPYTYWVESRYRLLIYSVIITAVLSLPYFYFGYEVMLIMGATALYNIGINSMLIMRMSLWGAKPIELDKSAMMNYQGVGAAQFVVGIPLILGPIAVYYAFSTVWNNQIGISAIAIAGLIGLIFRKPFFNSIAKKLKKDKYKLIHDLTI from the coding sequence ATGAAATGGATATTAAGGCATCAATGGCTAAGTTTTAGAAGATCTCCTGCTTTTGAGAAAGATTTAGGAATAAAAATTTTCTTGGCTATTCTAGGCTTGCTTGTTTTAGTAAACTTAATTTTTGTAAGCGCCAATTTAAATGAAACCCTCCAAGCTTTAGGTATCAATAAAGAACCCACTCAATTGGTCAACCAGTTTCTCCTTTACTATTTCGTGAGTGAGCTGGCTCTACGTTATATAATGCAAACGGTACCGGTTTTGGATATTGAGCCTTATTTGCATTTACCGATACAAAAAAAGTTAATTACTCGCTTTTTAGTGATTAAATCCATTTTCAATCCTTACAACCTGATTGCACCTGCAATTTTTATCCCGTTAACTATCAGCACTTTCATCCCCGCCTTAGGAATTGAAAAGTCAATCGCTTGGCTAGCTTTTACGTTATTACTTTCCCACTGCCTTCATTTCTTCAACATTCTGATGAAGAAAAAATTGGAAAATAATCTTACCGTATGGCTAATATTCGCAGGCTTAATCACCTTGAATTTTGTTGGGGATCGCTTTATGAATTTTGAATTAATTCCGTTGGGTGATTGGGCGATGATTGTCTATAACTCACCAATTTTATTAATTCTTCCAATAGCGCTTTTAGGCTATCTAATATACATGAGTTTTCAATTTTTCTATCAAAATCTTTATGTAGAAGATCTATTTGATGCCAAAATGATGTCTGGCGAGGAATTTACAAGTAGACTTAGCAATTGGGGAAATAAAGGCTTGATGAACACACTAATTGTGCAGGAGTTAAAATTAATCTTGAGGCATAAAAGAAGTCGATCAAGCATTATGCTAGCAGGACTATTTCTATTCTATCCACTACTAATTTTTAGTATGGGACAAGAAGCACAATCAAAATCTATGGCGATATTAGTGAGTGTTTTCTTCACAGGAATATTTATTATTCAGTATGGCCAATTTTTATGGAGTTGGAATACGAACCAAATGGATTTCTTTTTGACCAAAATAAACCCCTACACTTATTGGGTAGAATCAAGATATAGATTGTTGATTTATTCTGTGATAATTACTGCTGTGCTTTCCCTTCCCTATTTTTATTTTGGATATGAGGTAATGCTCATAATGGGAGCAACAGCTTTATATAATATTGGCATAAACAGCATGCTGATTATGCGCATGAGCCTTTGGGGAGCTAAACCGATAGAATTAGATAAAAGCGCAATGATGAATTATCAAGGAGTTGGGGCAGCACAATTTGTAGTGGGCATTCCTTTAATTTTAGGGCCTATTGCTGTTTATTACGCCTTTTCTACAGTTTGGAATAACCAGATAGGGATTTCAGCTATTGCAATAGCTGGTTTGATTGGTTTAATTTTTAGAAAACCCTTCTTTAATTCCATTGCTAAAAAACTTAAAAAAGATAAATACAAACTTATTCACGATTTAACCATTTAG
- a CDS encoding ABC transporter ATP-binding protein — translation MIKINNLKKSYKNITVLNVPEMDIPEGQSFGLVGNNGAGKTTLLRIMLDLIRPSDGEVLIDESAVNNSEEWKSFTGSFIDEKFLISYLTPEEYFQFISKIRGVSKGDLEQHLKLFESLFNDEIFGKKKYIRDLSKGNKKKLGVAAALLGDPRLVLLDEPFENLDPTSQIRLKKIIQQFQAEKSVTFVISSHDLNHVTEICERIVILDKGEIVKDIEVTERTLQELTEYFGENI, via the coding sequence GTGATCAAAATAAACAACCTTAAAAAAAGCTATAAGAACATAACAGTATTAAATGTTCCTGAAATGGATATTCCAGAAGGGCAATCATTTGGTTTGGTCGGGAATAATGGCGCAGGAAAAACAACTCTATTGAGGATAATGCTTGATTTAATACGACCAAGTGATGGAGAAGTATTAATTGATGAATCAGCAGTAAACAATAGTGAGGAATGGAAAAGTTTCACTGGCTCCTTTATTGATGAAAAATTCTTAATTAGCTATTTAACACCTGAAGAATATTTTCAATTTATCTCAAAAATCAGAGGAGTAAGCAAAGGAGATCTTGAGCAACATTTAAAGTTATTTGAATCACTCTTTAATGATGAGATTTTTGGAAAGAAGAAATACATTAGGGATTTATCCAAAGGAAATAAAAAGAAGCTCGGAGTTGCAGCTGCACTTCTAGGAGACCCCAGACTTGTTTTACTGGATGAACCCTTTGAAAACCTCGATCCAACGAGTCAAATCAGACTGAAGAAAATTATACAGCAGTTCCAAGCTGAAAAATCAGTTACTTTCGTGATTTCCAGCCACGATCTAAATCATGTAACTGAAATTTGTGAACGAATTGTGATTTTGGATAAAGGTGAAATTGTAAAAGACATAGAGGTAACGGAACGTACTTTACAGGAGCTGACGGAGTATTTTGGGGAGAATATTTAA
- a CDS encoding erythromycin esterase family protein, translating to MKRLCFIIFNLCFTNAIIAQDEIPHIPISSYNPDESTEELNQLSSYFENAKLIGLGESTHGTSEFTLMRHKLFRFLVEEHGYNTIFLEEDYATCLRADAYIKGAEDDPSEVVKSFNQWPWMTQELADLIEWMREYNANTENEQLSFIGVDIQYFKTTLDVIDSILISYSPTLKNELTITETTNSEFMSKSNNEGIEKFEVILKERKAASEDIELSVVDKKKLNHLTRGLKFIIEEKHNLKYGAYRDVKMAENIMAHFEDDPQTNGIFWAHNTHILNRCENERKGNCRTGANLKNWMGDEYYSIALDFDKGAFNAYYLSNEEGDKNDIDNYTLGEVSVDPAIEGSVAYRLRKKYDSVVFMPTGSFTKRKDRKISGRTVGASFTNRSKNGSQTIFEPFYVKNFDAIIVIKNTSATELLVDSAK from the coding sequence ATGAAACGCCTTTGTTTTATTATTTTTAACTTATGCTTTACAAATGCGATTATAGCACAAGACGAAATCCCTCACATTCCCATTTCATCTTACAATCCAGATGAATCAACTGAAGAACTAAACCAACTTAGCAGTTATTTCGAAAATGCAAAGCTTATTGGACTAGGAGAATCAACTCATGGCACTAGTGAATTCACTCTGATGCGCCATAAATTATTTAGGTTTTTAGTTGAGGAGCATGGATATAATACCATATTCCTAGAAGAAGATTATGCCACTTGCTTAAGAGCAGATGCCTACATTAAAGGTGCAGAAGATGACCCAAGTGAAGTGGTTAAATCATTTAACCAATGGCCATGGATGACACAAGAATTGGCAGATTTAATTGAATGGATGAGAGAATATAATGCTAATACAGAGAATGAACAATTAAGTTTTATCGGTGTAGATATTCAATACTTCAAAACCACTTTAGATGTGATTGATAGCATTTTAATTTCATACTCACCAACCTTAAAAAATGAATTAACAATTACAGAAACCACTAATAGTGAATTCATGTCAAAGTCTAATAATGAGGGTATAGAAAAATTTGAAGTAATATTGAAAGAAAGAAAAGCTGCTTCTGAAGATATTGAGTTATCAGTAGTCGATAAAAAAAAATTGAACCACCTAACAAGAGGCTTAAAATTTATTATAGAAGAAAAACACAATCTAAAATATGGTGCTTATAGAGATGTAAAGATGGCAGAAAACATCATGGCTCATTTTGAAGACGACCCACAAACCAATGGGATATTTTGGGCACACAATACACATATTTTAAATAGATGTGAAAATGAAAGGAAAGGGAATTGTAGAACTGGAGCAAATTTGAAGAATTGGATGGGCGATGAATATTATTCCATTGCTCTTGATTTTGACAAAGGCGCCTTCAATGCGTATTATTTATCAAATGAAGAGGGAGATAAAAATGATATAGATAATTATACCTTGGGAGAAGTTTCAGTTGATCCTGCAATAGAAGGATCTGTTGCATACCGTTTGCGAAAAAAGTATGATTCTGTAGTGTTCATGCCAACAGGAAGTTTTACAAAAAGGAAGGATAGAAAAATATCAGGAAGAACTGTGGGTGCAAGTTTTACGAATCGTTCTAAAAATGGCTCACAAACAATTTTTGAACCATTTTATGTTAAGAATTTTGATGCCATAATTGTAATTAAAAACACTAGTGCAACTGAACTACTGGTAGATTCTGCCAAATAA
- a CDS encoding PorP/SprF family type IX secretion system membrane protein yields the protein MKKIIYISIFILALFPYYLMAQQRPQYTQYATNQFLINPAIAGSQDMDEIKLGGRIQWIGFEDAPQTVFASYHAPFKKMPFQTTMKKRGHHGIGAILIKDITGPVSQTSAHLNYAYNHPFTANLNGAVGVSLGLLQHTIDMGQLSFKNSNDPIIDRLMPTRFIPDGSVGIWLYSDRFYFGASVTQIISNTTMFVPTGERQVETFDLEAHYFANIGYKLDIGDERSGWFLVPSVLFKSVRPSSGHFDFNIRAQKENSFWFGTSFRQDDSFSALVGLSAMEDFAFTYSYDFIISDIGPYSGGSHELTMTFKFKKKQRKVICPDSFWL from the coding sequence TTGAAAAAAATAATTTACATATCGATTTTTATTTTGGCTTTGTTTCCATACTATTTGATGGCTCAACAAAGGCCGCAGTATACGCAATATGCTACTAATCAATTCCTGATAAACCCTGCTATTGCAGGTTCTCAGGATATGGATGAGATTAAATTGGGTGGTAGAATTCAGTGGATAGGGTTTGAAGATGCTCCTCAAACCGTTTTTGCTAGTTATCATGCACCTTTTAAAAAGATGCCCTTTCAAACAACTATGAAAAAAAGAGGGCATCATGGAATTGGGGCGATTTTAATAAAAGACATAACTGGGCCAGTTAGTCAAACCTCTGCACATCTGAATTATGCCTATAATCATCCTTTTACAGCTAATCTTAACGGTGCCGTAGGAGTTTCTTTAGGTTTATTGCAACACACCATCGATATGGGGCAATTGAGTTTTAAAAATTCAAATGATCCTATTATTGATCGCTTAATGCCTACACGATTTATTCCAGATGGATCAGTTGGAATTTGGCTTTATAGTGATCGCTTTTATTTCGGGGCTTCTGTAACTCAGATTATAAGCAATACTACCATGTTTGTGCCTACAGGAGAAAGACAAGTAGAAACTTTTGATTTAGAGGCACACTATTTTGCTAATATCGGATACAAGCTTGATATAGGAGACGAAAGATCAGGTTGGTTTTTAGTACCCTCTGTTTTATTTAAATCTGTCAGACCTTCATCAGGACATTTCGATTTTAATATTAGAGCCCAAAAAGAGAATAGTTTCTGGTTCGGAACATCCTTTCGTCAGGATGATAGTTTTAGTGCTTTAGTAGGTCTTTCCGCTATGGAAGATTTTGCTTTTACCTATTCCTACGATTTTATTATTTCAGACATTGGTCCGTACAGTGGGGGTAGCCATGAACTCACCATGACCTTCAAATTCAAAAAGAAACAGAGAAAAGTTATTTGCCCTGATTCTTTTTGGTTGTAA